Proteins from a genomic interval of Pseudomonadota bacterium:
- the scpA gene encoding methylmalonyl-CoA mutase — translation MAPFRTPSLEQWADLAKRELGRDPSELAWLTPEGIEVKPLYTAADLEGLAALGSLPGFPPYVRGPRATMYANRPWTVRQYAGFSTAEDSNAFYRKNLAQGQMGLSVAFDLATHRGYDSDHPRVVGDVGKAGVAIDSVEDMKTLFDGIPLEEMSVSMTMNGAVLPILAGYIVAGEEQGVPAAKLSGTIQNDILKEFMVRNTYIYPPGPSMRIVADIIEHTAKHMPRFNSISISGYHIQEAGATVVQELAYTIADGLDYARAALARGLDIDAFAPRLSFFFNLGMNFFMEIAKLRAARLLWAELMQRHQPKNPLSLALRTHCQTSGVSLTEQDPYNNVVRTTIEALAGVLGGTQSLHTNAFDEALALPTTFSARIARNTQLIIAEETGIPRVIDPLGGSYYVESLTRSVADEAMKLIEEVEALGGMTKAIEAGLPKLRIEEAAARRQARIDRGQEVIVGVNRYQPDEPTEVKLLDIDNTKVRDGQLRRLAKLKAERNQAKVEEALKALTRAAKEETGNLLELAIAATRARATVGEISDALEQVFGRYKATTQSVSGVYGQAYQGDAAFRRIQAETDAFAAEEGRRPRILVVKLGQDGHDRGARVIATAFADIGFDVDIGPLFQTPEEAARQALENDVHVIGVSSQAAGHKTLVPALRKALDEGGGSDVLIVCGGVIPPQDYAFLKSGGVAAIYGPGTNIPAAAAEILSLLRRRRKAA, via the coding sequence CCGCCGCCGACCTCGAGGGCTTGGCGGCGCTGGGCTCGCTTCCCGGCTTTCCCCCTTATGTCCGCGGCCCCCGTGCCACCATGTATGCGAACCGGCCCTGGACCGTCCGCCAGTACGCCGGCTTTTCCACGGCCGAGGACTCGAACGCGTTCTACCGCAAGAATCTCGCCCAGGGGCAGATGGGCCTCTCGGTCGCCTTCGACCTCGCCACCCATCGCGGCTATGACTCCGATCATCCTCGCGTCGTCGGCGACGTCGGCAAGGCCGGCGTGGCGATCGATTCCGTGGAGGACATGAAGACGCTGTTCGACGGCATTCCGCTCGAAGAGATGAGCGTGTCGATGACCATGAACGGCGCGGTCCTGCCGATTCTGGCGGGCTACATCGTGGCCGGCGAGGAACAGGGGGTGCCGGCGGCGAAGCTCTCCGGCACCATCCAGAACGACATCCTCAAAGAATTCATGGTGCGCAACACCTATATCTACCCGCCCGGGCCCAGCATGCGCATCGTCGCCGACATCATCGAGCACACCGCCAAGCACATGCCGCGGTTCAACTCGATCTCGATCTCCGGCTATCACATCCAGGAAGCGGGGGCGACGGTGGTGCAGGAGCTCGCCTACACCATCGCCGACGGGCTCGACTATGCGCGCGCCGCGCTCGCCCGCGGCCTCGACATCGACGCCTTCGCGCCCAGATTGTCGTTCTTTTTCAATCTCGGCATGAATTTCTTCATGGAGATCGCCAAGCTCAGGGCGGCACGTCTCCTATGGGCCGAGCTGATGCAGCGCCATCAGCCGAAGAATCCGCTGAGCCTGGCGCTGAGGACCCACTGCCAGACCTCGGGCGTCAGCCTGACCGAGCAGGACCCCTACAACAACGTGGTGCGCACCACCATCGAGGCGCTCGCCGGCGTGCTGGGGGGCACGCAATCCTTGCACACCAACGCCTTCGACGAGGCGCTCGCCTTGCCGACGACGTTCTCGGCCAGGATCGCGCGCAACACCCAGCTCATCATCGCCGAAGAGACCGGCATCCCCAGGGTCATCGACCCTCTGGGCGGCAGCTACTATGTCGAGAGCCTGACCCGCTCGGTCGCCGACGAAGCGATGAAGCTGATCGAGGAGGTCGAGGCCTTGGGCGGCATGACCAAGGCGATCGAGGCAGGGCTGCCGAAGCTCCGGATCGAGGAAGCCGCCGCGCGCCGCCAGGCCCGCATCGACCGCGGCCAGGAGGTGATCGTCGGGGTCAACCGGTACCAGCCGGACGAACCGACCGAGGTCAAGCTCCTCGACATCGACAACACCAAGGTGCGCGACGGCCAGCTCCGCCGCTTGGCGAAGCTCAAGGCCGAGCGGAACCAGGCGAAGGTCGAGGAGGCACTCAAGGCGCTGACCCGCGCGGCCAAGGAGGAGACCGGCAACCTCCTGGAGCTGGCGATTGCGGCCACCAGGGCGCGCGCGACCGTGGGCGAGATCTCGGATGCCCTCGAGCAGGTCTTCGGCCGCTACAAGGCCACCACCCAGAGTGTGTCCGGCGTCTACGGCCAGGCCTATCAGGGTGACGCCGCCTTCCGCCGCATCCAGGCCGAGACCGACGCCTTTGCCGCCGAGGAAGGCAGGCGACCCCGCATCCTCGTCGTCAAGCTCGGCCAGGACGGCCATGATCGGGGTGCGCGCGTCATCGCCACCGCCTTTGCCGATATCGGCTTCGATGTCGATATCGGGCCGTTGTTCCAGACCCCGGAGGAGGCCGCCCGGCAAGCCTTGGAGAACGACGTGCACGTGATCGGCGTCTCGAGCCAGGCCGCCGGCCACAAGACCCTGGTGCCGGCCTTGCGCAAGGCGCTGGATGAGGGCGGCGGCAGCGACGTGCTCATCGTCTGCGGCGGCGTCATCCCGCCCCAGGACTACGCCTTCCTCAAGTCCGGCGGTGTCGCGGCGATCTACGGCCCGGGCACCAACATCCCGGCCGCCGCGGCGGAGATCCTGAGCCTGCTCAGGCGCCGCCGGAAGGCGGCTTGA